ATTAACAGTATCAACGGTTTCGATTTTGCAGTTATTAATAACGCATGGAATAATGAAGCTTTCAAGGAAAGAGTATCCAACCGTGTGAATAAAACTCAACAAAGTGTTTTGAACCACATTTTTGAGAAGGATCTGAGAATGACAATAAAAACTGGCAATTTGAGCATTGTTCATCGCGTGAACTCGGATCAAGGACAGGTTTCATTCTTGAGATTAGATCACTATGATACTTACTCCGAGCTTATTTTACTTATGACATTTGAAGGAGTTTATGATTTCTTCAAATACCGAATTGAATCACTTAACAACAAGCCAAGTTTGACAGACTTCTATCATTACACCGACAACCTTTGGTATAGCGAAAAAGTAATTAACATGCTTCGTATGAATTCCAAATATGATGCTTTTTCTGATGAACGACATCAGGCCAATAGAGCAATGAGAGCCTATGAACAAGCATTAACAATTGGAGATACTTTAGAAGCACTCTATTCTTTGTACGACATCCCAGAAACTCACCAAAAAGGCAACTGGTTGAGTCTACGAAAATTGAGTTTAGCAATTGTTCTTGGCGATTCTGTTTTGGCGGATGTGATGGCGACCGAACGTGAAAACAACAAAAGCTTGTACATGGACTATTTGTACAACTATTATTTAGGAGATACAACCAGTCTTAGTTCAACTTATCAACTACTGGCTGGCGAACTCGGTGAATCAAAAGCTCTTGACTCTCTTATTGAGATCGGATACCTGTGGAACGTTGAAAATAATGATAACAGTCGCTAAAAATCCATAGGCTTATGAGCCATTTGCAAAGGGCATTTGAATCAGATACTTTTAAAGAAATTAATAAAGTCCAAGCCTACGGATTTTAGCTTTGCGTTGTGGAGAATTAGTAGGATCGCATAGTTGATGTCAATTTATTTTATTCCATATCTGAAATACGAACTTTTAACGAAGGATAAGAAGAGTGAAATAATTTCTCGCTTGAGGTCCTTAACATCTTATGAAAAGTTTTTTGAAATAAATAACCCTGCTATTTTCAGGGGAGAGGTATTTGATAGCAGCTTCCGAATTCAGAGAAAAATAAGAAAAGGGATGCACCATAATTGGAATCCTATAATTGACGGAACTATTGTTGAGAATGAAAAAGGAACATCAATAACTATCAAGATGTCACTTCACTTGATAACGAAGATATTTTCTATACTAATGATCGTGGGTACTTTTTTAGCCATTCTTTCCAACCCGAACGAACTTTGGGGGTCACTTGGATTGATCAGTTTCCTATATGGGATAACAACCATTTTCTGGAATTCTGCAGTAAACAAGTCCAGAGATTCCTTAGATCATTTATTAGGTCACCCTCTAGAATAATAGAAACATAAGCGGCTAAAAAACTCCCCAACTGGCGACATAGCAAATAGCCAAACTATCTATCTGATATTTTATCGTGAATCTGCCCACTCCCTGCTGGCGCAAGCTTGTAGCTTGTGCTGTGCATTTCTACCGATTACCTGCTGTATTTTAATCCAGTTGAATCCCGCTCTTTCAAATCTTAGCCTGCAAGTTTCAATCAAATTCAGAAAGGCTGTCTATGTTGGGTGAGTAATCGGGTTACATGGACAGGATTGACTTGGAGCAACCTGTTTACTATATTTCCGAAAACTTTAAATTACCAGCGCCCGAGGATATTGACACAGGCGCTTAAAACCTTAAATACATTGCAATGACTAAATTTCTATTCTTTACCCTTTGTTTTTTATTGACTGTAAGTACTTGTTTTAGTCAAGAAATCATACCTCTCTGGCCTGAAGGGATCCCGAACGATCAGGAAACTAATGAAACTGAAACACGAGAAAATGGCGATATAGTATGGATTGAGAAGGTTCAGAAGCCCACTCTTGAAATCTATCTGCCAACAAAAAAAAATGCCACAGGAAGGGCAGTGGTGATATGTCCAGGAGGTGGGTATCGCGGTTTGGCCTATGATTGGGAAGGGACGGACATCGCAAAATATTTGAATTCTAAAGGGATTGCGGCGTTTGTTTTAAAATACAGATTGCCAAAATCAAAGGATGTGATTTCGGGATACAATGCGCCATTGCATGATGCGCAAAGAGCGATAAGGCTGGTGAGGCAAAACGCTGAAAAATGGAATGTATCCAAAGACCAAATCGGAGTTATGGGGTTTTCTGCAGGTGGTCATCTCGCTTCCACTTTGGGGACTCATTACGATCAAGGTGAAAAATCGAATACGGTAGATTCACTGAGTGCACGTCCAGATTTTATGGTCTTGATATACCCAGTGATCACGATGAAAGCCCCCACTACTCACGGAGGTTCAAGAAACAACTTGATAGGTGAAAAACCGAAGCAGGAGTTTATTGATTTATACTCTAATGAGTTATATGTGAATAAAAATACTCCTCCTACTTTTATCCTTCATTCCTCTGATGATAAATCTGTGCCTGTAGAGAATAGCATACTATTTTATCAGGCCTTGCAGAGGGAAGGGGTTTATTCAGAAATACATATTTACCCAACAGGAGGGCATGGGTTTTCGCTAGCCATAGGACAAGGTCATTTGCAATCATGGGTTGAGCGGCTTTGGGATTGGATGGATAGTTTGGAATAAAAGGACTTACATCCATGTAGGAATGGAAAGGCTAATAATAGCAAGGTCTGCCAGCTAAGTAATCATATTACTTCGAGTAATCGGATTACTGGATGATAGTTCATGAGGGTGAATCATGCGCCATTCGAAGACGTTTTTTACATGATCCAAAACATGCCTTAGTTTTTTGATGGTGCAGATATGGCCTTTTGGGGCGTAATCGTATGCTAGTTGCCCTCAGGCTCGTTTAGGACCAGTCGGAAGCCGACGCGTTCACTTCCTTTGTTGAGCAGTATGTATTCCCTCACGTTGTTGGCTGCATCCACAAAAGTGTGTTGGTATGATGCGCCTCTGATCACCTTGGCTCCCATATTTCC
This is a stretch of genomic DNA from Reichenbachiella ulvae. It encodes these proteins:
- a CDS encoding alpha/beta hydrolase — encoded protein: MTKFLFFTLCFLLTVSTCFSQEIIPLWPEGIPNDQETNETETRENGDIVWIEKVQKPTLEIYLPTKKNATGRAVVICPGGGYRGLAYDWEGTDIAKYLNSKGIAAFVLKYRLPKSKDVISGYNAPLHDAQRAIRLVRQNAEKWNVSKDQIGVMGFSAGGHLASTLGTHYDQGEKSNTVDSLSARPDFMVLIYPVITMKAPTTHGGSRNNLIGEKPKQEFIDLYSNELYVNKNTPPTFILHSSDDKSVPVENSILFYQALQREGVYSEIHIYPTGGHGFSLAIGQGHLQSWVERLWDWMDSLE